Proteins from a single region of Artemia franciscana chromosome 2, ASM3288406v1, whole genome shotgun sequence:
- the LOC136036549 gene encoding zinc finger protein 79-like, whose protein sequence is MDSEVEGALPSDLEKPFHFPSHLLSPKREVVPLLNLPSVSRPFEFECNTQESEPNCCDNDGYFSSNVSGLHLQGNTSLDISRNPSTKNFSNKCETESEGKGLKNQETGLESCLQSIRYKKLESYKKTHKEKKTYLCEVCDKIFSRIHDLNRYQRVHTGEKPFKCDVCKKCFSEVGTLNKHHRIHTGEKPFKCDICDQTFSQAGNLTQHQRVHTGEKPFKCDVCFKTFPLAHSLNKHQRVHTGEKLCKCDICNKGFSELGSLKRHQKVHTGEKPFKCDVCDQTFSQVGHLYRHQRKHTGEKPFKCDVCKKCFSELGNLNKHQRVHTGEKPFKCDVCKKGFSEPGGLNRHQRVHTSEKPFKCDA, encoded by the exons aagttGAAGGTGCTTTACCAAGTGACCTTGAGAAGCCgtttcattttccaagccatcttTTGTCACCGAAACGTGAAGTTGTTCCCTTGCTCAATCTACCTAGCGTTTCACGACCGTTTGAATTTGAATGCAACACCCAGGAATCGGAACCCAACTGTTGTGACAATGATG GTTACTTTTCATCAAATGTTTCTGGACTACACTTACAGGGAAATACTTCACTAGATATTTCAAGGAATCCATCTACGaaaaatttctcaaataaaTGTGAAACAGAATCTGAAGGAAAAGGCCTGAAAAATCAGGAAACAGGTTTGGAAAGTTGCCTGCAAAGTATAAGgtataaaaaattggaaagttataaaaaaactcataaagagaaaaaaacatatttatgtgAGGTATGTGACAAGATATTTTCTCGAATTCATGACTTGAACCGGTACCAAAGAGTCCATACAGGTGAAAAGCCGTTTAAATGCGATGTATGTAAAAAATGCTTTTCTGAAGTAGGGACTTTGAACAAACATCATAGAATTCATACAGGTGAGAAACCATTTAAGTGTGATATTTGTGACCAAACCTTTTCTCAAGCAGGAAATTTGACCCAGCACCAAAGGGTGCATAcgggtgagaaaccgtttaaatgcgatgtttgtttcaagacatttcctTTGGCTCACAGTTTAAACAAGCACCAAAGAGTGCATACAGGTGAGAAGCTGTGTAAATGCGATATATGTAATAAAGGCTTTTCTGAACTGGGTAGTTTGAAAAGGCACCAAAAAGTGCATACGGGTGAGAAGCCATTTAAATGTGATGTGTGCGACCAAACTTTTTCTCAAGTAGGACATTTGTACCGACACCAAAGAAAGCATACAGGTGAGAAGccgtttaaatgtgatgtaTGTAAAAAATGCTTTTCGGAACTGGGCAATTTGAACAAGCACCAAAGAGTTCATACAGGTGAGAAGCCGTTTAAATGCGATGTTTGTAAGAAAGGCTTTTCTGAACCGGGTGGTTTAAACAGGCACCAAAGAGTGCATACGAGTGAAAAGCCGTTTAAATGCGATGCATGA